A region of Desulfurellaceae bacterium DNA encodes the following proteins:
- a CDS encoding NAD(P)H-dependent oxidoreductase — protein sequence MSHTLLGISGSLTSGGSTRALVDYVLRAAEEAFPDIATAVVDLRDVRLSFCDGRPLAEYPDDTAAVVARIQAADAYVIGTPIYRGSYTGALKNLLDHIPVEALTGKVAGLVGNAASDHHYLSIDQELRPVLMWFNMHLVPGSVYVRGNQMQGSQVVDDRVQDHLRQLGRAVVSLHRGVQTTAGGPPPLSQWAGRRG from the coding sequence ATGTCACACACCCTGCTCGGTATTTCCGGCAGCCTCACGTCCGGTGGCAGCACCCGCGCCCTGGTCGACTATGTCCTGCGGGCGGCCGAAGAAGCGTTTCCGGATATTGCCACTGCGGTGGTCGACCTGCGGGATGTCCGGCTGTCGTTTTGTGATGGCCGGCCGCTGGCCGAGTATCCGGACGACACGGCTGCGGTGGTCGCACGGATTCAGGCTGCGGATGCCTATGTGATCGGCACCCCGATCTATCGCGGCTCGTATACCGGGGCGCTGAAAAATCTGCTTGATCATATTCCGGTCGAGGCCCTGACGGGCAAGGTGGCCGGCCTGGTCGGCAACGCCGCCTCCGACCATCACTATCTGAGCATCGACCAAGAGCTGCGTCCGGTCCTGATGTGGTTCAACATGCACCTGGTGCCGGGTAGCGTGTATGTGCGCGGCAACCAGATGCAGGGCAGCCAGGTTGTCGACGACCGGGTCCAAGACCACCTGCGTCAGCTCGGCCGGGCCGTCGTCAGCCTCCACCGGGGCGTGCAGACGACCGCGGGCGGGCCGCCGCCGCTGAGCCAGTGGGCGGGGCGTCGCGGCTAG
- a CDS encoding beta-lactamase family protein, with protein sequence MTWYQQEPDVAPREVDMNADRVAKLSDLFRHAVEEQKLFWGAQLAVFRHGKRVLDLGGGWARASDHKPIRPDTMFVLYSSTKGLAALCMHMLRDRGTFDYDDLVSKYWPEFAHNGKERATITHMLGHRIGNTVGPDWLTYKQWGDFAQCARAMEELAPRWTPGEANGYHPLNYGFMINELMRRTDGRDCGTFFQQEVAAPLGLDSLFIGLPESEEERVACVYEAPADRDSIVEMAKLMGFTPDEEYFRFQRDIMFEEGLDPKTLPFPEWDNIFNRPEVHRVVLAGGGGIAAARDIAKVYAMLAQNGSWEGQRFLSPETLEQSIVPTSQADAIDRSLRIPVIYGYGWMLGHLARGASLRTFGHPGKGGQTCVADLERGLSFAFLNTGQKDYAEFMQFSNELLSLALEACDA encoded by the coding sequence ATGACATGGTATCAGCAAGAGCCGGACGTAGCGCCGCGCGAGGTCGATATGAACGCCGACCGCGTGGCAAAACTGAGCGACCTGTTCCGCCACGCGGTTGAGGAGCAAAAACTGTTCTGGGGAGCGCAGCTGGCGGTGTTCCGCCACGGCAAGAGGGTGCTCGACCTGGGCGGCGGCTGGGCGCGGGCCAGCGACCACAAACCGATCAGACCGGACACGATGTTTGTGCTGTACTCGTCAACCAAGGGGCTGGCCGCGCTGTGCATGCATATGCTGCGCGACCGCGGGACCTTCGACTATGACGATCTGGTCAGCAAATACTGGCCTGAGTTTGCCCACAACGGGAAAGAGCGGGCCACGATTACCCATATGCTGGGCCACCGGATCGGTAATACCGTTGGTCCGGACTGGTTGACCTACAAGCAGTGGGGAGATTTTGCCCAGTGTGCCAGGGCGATGGAGGAGTTGGCCCCACGCTGGACGCCCGGCGAGGCCAACGGCTATCACCCGCTCAACTATGGCTTCATGATTAACGAGCTGATGCGACGGACGGACGGACGCGATTGTGGGACCTTTTTTCAGCAGGAGGTGGCCGCTCCGCTCGGACTCGACAGCCTGTTCATCGGTCTGCCGGAATCGGAGGAAGAGCGGGTCGCCTGCGTCTATGAGGCGCCGGCTGACCGCGACTCCATCGTCGAGATGGCTAAGCTCATGGGCTTTACCCCGGACGAGGAATATTTTCGGTTTCAGCGCGATATCATGTTTGAGGAGGGGCTCGATCCCAAGACGCTGCCGTTTCCCGAGTGGGATAATATCTTTAACCGTCCCGAGGTGCACCGGGTCGTGCTGGCCGGCGGGGGAGGGATTGCCGCAGCCCGGGACATCGCCAAGGTGTACGCCATGCTTGCCCAGAACGGCAGCTGGGAGGGGCAGCGTTTCCTGTCGCCAGAGACCCTGGAGCAGAGCATCGTGCCGACCAGTCAGGCCGACGCGATTGATCGGTCTCTGCGCATTCCGGTGATCTACGGCTACGGCTGGATGCTTGGCCACCTGGCCCGCGGCGCCTCGCTGCGCACCTTCGGGCATCCGGGCAAGGGTGGGCAGACGTGTGTGGCCGATCTGGAGCGCGGACTGTCGTTTGCCTTTCTGAACACCGGCCAGAAGGATTATGCCGAGTTCATGCAGTTTTCCAATGAACTCCTGTCCCTGGCCCTGGAGGCGTGTGACGCATGA
- a CDS encoding nuclear transport factor 2 family protein, with the protein MSDAQDKTAIAELIARYNFAIDHDDYQGWADCFAPDGVFDGVIGTFDAHRELDRFTAEVQRLAADNPKLRHYVTSILTEVDGETARSKCFLLLTSTTKEGGSRVVMAGEYEDRLVRHGGRWLFSYRKVHIDGAAG; encoded by the coding sequence ATGAGCGACGCACAGGACAAAACCGCCATCGCCGAGCTGATTGCGCGGTATAATTTCGCCATTGACCACGACGACTATCAGGGCTGGGCCGACTGCTTTGCGCCGGACGGCGTCTTCGACGGGGTAATCGGCACGTTTGACGCCCATCGGGAACTCGACCGCTTTACCGCCGAGGTCCAACGGCTGGCAGCCGACAACCCCAAGCTGCGCCACTATGTGACCAGCATCCTGACCGAGGTGGACGGCGAGACGGCCCGCTCGAAGTGCTTTCTGCTGCTTACCTCAACCACCAAGGAGGGCGGCAGCCGGGTCGTCATGGCCGGGGAGTACGAAGACCGGCTGGTCAGACACGGGGGACGCTGGCTGTTCTCATACCGTAAGGTCCATATCGACGGGGCCGCAGGATAA